The Halosimplex litoreum genome has a window encoding:
- a CDS encoding DUF7504 family protein: MTDLHSELADARNVLLCAPSMSGGEAEACTDLLIPSDPAGATALWVTFRGDATDCVDQWVAETDERPAEAAVVVVGESPGSRPDGVTVEHVSSPSDLTGLGITIGELLSEWETPPVVCFDSLTAMLQYVDVETAYEFLHAITGQLYAADARAHFHIDPTAHDRTTVDSITSLFDAVVEFGDDGLETRKRHLLQ; encoded by the coding sequence ATGACCGACCTCCATTCAGAACTGGCCGACGCCAGAAACGTCCTGTTGTGTGCGCCGTCGATGAGCGGCGGCGAGGCCGAGGCCTGTACGGACCTGCTGATCCCGTCGGACCCGGCGGGCGCGACCGCGCTGTGGGTGACCTTCCGCGGGGACGCGACCGACTGTGTCGACCAGTGGGTCGCCGAGACCGACGAGCGACCGGCCGAGGCGGCGGTCGTCGTCGTCGGCGAATCCCCGGGGAGCCGGCCCGACGGCGTCACCGTCGAACACGTCTCCTCGCCGAGTGACTTGACCGGACTGGGGATCACTATCGGCGAGTTACTCTCGGAGTGGGAGACGCCCCCGGTCGTCTGTTTCGACTCGCTGACGGCGATGCTCCAGTACGTCGACGTCGAGACGGCCTACGAGTTCCTCCACGCGATCACCGGCCAGCTGTACGCCGCCGACGCGCGGGCGCACTTCCACATCGATCCGACCGCCCACGACCGCACGACCGTCGACAGTATCACCTCGCTGTTCGACGCCGTCGTCGAATTCGGCGACGACGGTCTCGAAACCCGCAAACGACACCTCCTCCAGTAG
- a CDS encoding DUF7855 family protein — MLLVVTYSTAARGTLRNICRTHEGVVVRRFGRVALLVETEFAAFQALRLREKHGGDVQVERTRPFNEYEAVDDSIREAAAAYEARERPALPYATFAGERDYPDPERMRDAEL, encoded by the coding sequence GTGTTGCTGGTGGTGACCTATTCGACGGCGGCGCGGGGGACGCTCCGGAATATCTGTCGGACTCACGAGGGGGTCGTCGTCCGGCGGTTCGGCCGGGTAGCGCTGCTGGTCGAGACGGAGTTCGCTGCGTTCCAGGCGCTGCGGCTCCGCGAGAAACACGGGGGGGACGTGCAGGTCGAGCGAACGCGGCCGTTCAACGAGTACGAAGCGGTCGACGACTCGATCAGAGAGGCCGCCGCGGCCTACGAGGCTCGCGAACGACCGGCGCTGCCCTACGCGACGTTCGCCGGCGAGCGCGACTACCCCGACCCCGAACGGATGCGCGACGCCGAGTTATGA